The sequence below is a genomic window from Bacillota bacterium.
TATGGACGTTTCCATAGCGTCAGACTCAGCCGCGTGGCCGAAAGCCTCGTGGGCAAGTCCCTTTGCCAGCGCGTAGTCGAGCACTATCCGGTAGTTGCCCGCCCTTACTCTGGCCGCGGTGAGCAGGCCCAACGCCATCCCGGCGGCCCGTTCTGTCCGCTTTCGCAGGACCTCCCGGCAGTGTGGGGAGAGAAGCACGGAAGCGTCTTCCCCTGAGACGGAGGTGTTGACTGTGGCAGCGCGATCACCGTCCCTAGCCGTGACAGAGTTCATGACTACCGCACGAGCCATCGAAAACGAGACATCCGTTCCGTCGCTCCGTGCGATGCGCCACTGTTCATCAGTGATTCGGTAGAAGGTGCGTGCAGCGAGCCGCGGGTCCACCGCAGTGGACTCTCGGTTGACCGCGAGCACGGCGTCTTCCTCTAGCTCGACTTTCACCTGGTCGAACCCGGCCGGAACCACTCGGTCCATGTCGCACTGAAGCGCCGTCGCCTTGAAGATCTCCATGCATGCCTCAGCGCCGCGGCCCCGGGATGCGCGGGCCAGAGATGCCGCACAGGCCGTCAAGGCGGCGAGGGAATCCGGTGTCACCGTATCGGAGCATGCGAACCCCCCGAGGCCGTCCGTGGTGAAGACCTGGACGCCCGCGCCGGAGAGAAACTCAGATGAGACCGAGTCGGTTGCCGCGTTCGTCACCGCCACAGTCCTGTCTCGCCGATCCTGGATCCGGACGATCGAGTAGATGTCAAGTTCGGAGGAGACTTCCATCGCCTTCCTGACGGCCTGGTCGTGGTCTCTAACTCTGAGGGTCATGGTCCCGGACCTCCGCTCCATGAGAGCCCGATGCCGCTCTCTCCCAATCCTCGTAGAGAGCGTCCAGGCACTCCTGCACCCGCCTGTGTTCCAGTACAACCTCGCGTGCCCGTTCGCCATCGGCGTAGAGCTCCCCGGACGCCAGCTCAGACGCGAGAGATGCGAGCCGCTCCTCCGTCTCCTCTATCTCTCGTT
It includes:
- a CDS encoding TldD/PmbA family protein, producing the protein MTLRVRDHDQAVRKAMEVSSELDIYSIVRIQDRRDRTVAVTNAATDSVSSEFLSGAGVQVFTTDGLGGFACSDTVTPDSLAALTACAASLARASRGRGAEACMEIFKATALQCDMDRVVPAGFDQVKVELEEDAVLAVNRESTAVDPRLAARTFYRITDEQWRIARSDGTDVSFSMARAVVMNSVTARDGDRAATVNTSVSGEDASVLLSPHCREVLRKRTERAAGMALGLLTAARVRAGNYRIVLDYALAKGLAHEAFGHAAESDAMETSILGREGVFRAGERVASDIVTIVDGPIPRDYAYQPISANGIRRETVEIVRRGVLSQALSDVFSAARAGVGITGAGRAESYRHLPIPRMTNTRITVEDPLPIGKRFEDVTPEDVRDVLDSAGLLTSDPP